Proteins encoded together in one Anopheles darlingi chromosome 3, idAnoDarlMG_H_01, whole genome shotgun sequence window:
- the LOC125955624 gene encoding gustatory receptor for sugar taste 43a-like: MPNVLVALSLLQYAYGVLLIYQLLQRFNRRLAIREQTPESELVQWIAQSESYYLQLASCIEHIAQSFGPLIVVNTLAVITVISLTLLEIYQYLQINDSKPIFIIYNLIWSSMLCVLLVLPLYPNHLLKQEQTRLGTLVFEAFPEGHDSHGERRITRFGMLTLIKKDVSVTACGIFKLDMSLLSSIFAALLSFVIILIQFDKANLNKHFDAVTVVEGLYNSKF; encoded by the exons ATGCCCAATGTTCTGGTTGCACTTTCGCTGCTGCAGTACGCTTACGGCGTGCTGCTTATCtatcagctgctgcagcgcttCAACCGTCGGCTCGCGATAAGAGAGCAGACGCCGGAGAGTGAACTGGTACAGTGGATCGCGCAGAGTGAATCGTACTACCTGCAGCTCGCGTCCTGCATTGAACACATCGCGCAGTCTTTTGGgccgctcatcgtcgtcaataCGTTAGCAGTGATTACTGTTATCAGCTTGACGCTGCTAGAAATTTATCAGTATCTGCAAATCAACGACTCGAAACCGATCTTCATCATCTACAACCTGATTTGGAGCAGTATGCtatgtgtgttgctggtgttgcctCTGTACCCAAATCACTTATTGAAACAAGAG CAAACACGTCTTGGCACACTGGTGTTCGAAGCATTTCCTGAAGGCCACGATTCGCATGGCGAACGTCGC ATCACACGCTTTGGTATGCTCACACTGATCAAAAAGGACGTGTCTGTCACAGCTTGCGGTATCTTTAAACTAGATATGTCCTTACTTTCGTCG ATATTTGCCGCACTACTTTCGTTCGTCATAATACTGATACAATTCGATAAAGCCAACCTAAATAAGCACTTTGATGCAGTCACAGTTGTCGAGGGTTTGTACAACTCGAAATTTTAA